From a region of the Paenibacillus sp. FSL R10-2734 genome:
- a CDS encoding carbohydrate ABC transporter permease: MNNKKITPSSIGINVFFIIVCLLIALPFVLVISISLSSEDALSQFGYHFIPKEWSFEAYRIVFEKPATLLRGYGVTILITVIGTILSLLLTAMMAYPLSRRDFRYNRQLTFFVFFTMLFNGGLIPFYILMTQYLHLKNTLAALIIPALLSPFNIMIMKGFLDKISKEIIESAKVDGAREFRIFFRIILPLSTPALATLGLLISFSYWNEWFNALLFIDNDKFIPLQLLLVRILSQADFLANSPMAEVSDKLKYASFPTLSVRMAMAIVASGPMLLIFPFFQKYFVKGITVGSLKE; this comes from the coding sequence ATGAATAACAAAAAAATCACCCCGTCCAGCATCGGAATCAATGTCTTCTTCATCATCGTCTGCCTACTGATCGCGTTGCCTTTCGTGCTCGTGATCTCCATCTCGCTGTCCTCGGAGGACGCACTCAGCCAGTTTGGTTATCACTTTATTCCCAAGGAATGGAGCTTCGAGGCTTACCGGATTGTCTTTGAGAAACCGGCTACGCTACTGCGTGGATACGGAGTAACGATCCTGATCACCGTGATCGGCACGATCCTTTCCTTGCTCCTGACTGCAATGATGGCTTATCCGCTCTCTCGCAGAGATTTCCGCTACAACCGTCAACTCACCTTCTTTGTCTTTTTCACCATGCTATTCAACGGTGGTCTGATCCCTTTCTACATTCTTATGACCCAATATCTGCACCTGAAGAACACTCTGGCGGCCCTAATTATTCCGGCTCTATTAAGTCCATTCAATATTATGATCATGAAAGGCTTCCTGGACAAAATCTCCAAGGAGATTATCGAATCCGCTAAAGTAGATGGAGCCCGGGAGTTTCGCATTTTCTTCCGGATTATTCTGCCACTGTCCACGCCTGCGCTCGCCACTCTGGGTCTCTTGATTTCCTTCAGCTACTGGAACGAATGGTTTAATGCGCTGCTATTTATCGACAACGATAAGTTTATCCCTCTGCAGCTCCTGCTCGTACGCATTCTGTCACAGGCTGATTTCCTAGCCAACTCGCCGATGGCGGAGGTCTCAGATAAGCTGAAATATGCGAGTTTCCCCACCTTGTCGGTACGAATGGCCATGGCGATTGTCGCAAGCGGCCCGATGCTGCTGATCTTCCCCTTCTTTCAGAAGTATTTTGTCAAAGGCATAACGGTAGGCTCCTTGAAGGAGTAG
- a CDS encoding ABC transporter permease subunit, which produces MGKPEPTKLSAMQKNTGFRRQPAVLRWITSEFRHLRKNRELLLLALPGILFKLVIAYFPMVGLILAFKYFRYDQGIFGSKWVGLQNFEFLFKAQDAFRIIRNTLLYNFSYIILGTVAALLMALLLGELSGRLIKVYQTSMFLPFFISMVIVGYVGNAFLDFQNGYLNTFLTYLGLDPHNWYLETTPWIFILPLVSLWKGIGFSTLIYYAGITGINTDYYEAATLDGATRVQMMRRITLPLLKPLIIILFILGLGNIIRGDFGLHYFLPNNVGPNFPTTDIIDTYVYRALTKLGDINSAAAVGFLQSVVGLVTVVTANYVVRRIDNDNALF; this is translated from the coding sequence ATGGGAAAGCCTGAGCCGACCAAGCTAAGCGCCATGCAAAAGAACACTGGCTTTAGGCGGCAGCCCGCTGTTCTGAGATGGATTACAAGCGAATTCAGACATTTGCGCAAGAACCGTGAACTACTGCTGCTCGCCTTGCCCGGTATTTTGTTCAAGCTTGTCATTGCCTACTTTCCAATGGTGGGACTGATTCTTGCTTTTAAGTATTTCAGGTATGATCAGGGGATCTTCGGAAGCAAATGGGTTGGACTGCAGAATTTCGAGTTTCTCTTCAAGGCGCAGGACGCCTTTCGCATTATCCGCAATACGCTACTTTACAACTTTTCCTACATTATTCTGGGGACAGTGGCCGCGTTGCTTATGGCGCTGCTGCTTGGTGAATTGTCAGGACGGCTAATCAAGGTCTACCAGACGAGCATGTTTCTGCCTTTCTTTATTTCGATGGTCATCGTAGGTTATGTTGGAAACGCTTTCCTAGACTTCCAGAACGGATATTTGAACACATTCTTGACCTATCTGGGCCTCGATCCGCACAACTGGTACTTGGAGACCACTCCCTGGATATTCATCCTGCCGCTAGTTTCACTCTGGAAGGGCATAGGATTCTCGACCCTCATCTATTATGCAGGGATTACTGGCATTAACACCGATTACTATGAAGCAGCCACACTCGATGGCGCAACGCGCGTCCAAATGATGAGAAGAATTACGCTGCCTCTGCTCAAGCCGCTGATCATTATTTTATTCATCTTGGGGCTAGGCAACATTATCCGTGGTGATTTCGGGCTGCACTACTTTCTTCCGAACAACGTAGGGCCGAACTTTCCGACCACAGACATTATTGATACGTACGTGTACCGTGCACTGACCAAGCTGGGGGATATTAACTCTGCGGCAGCCGTAGGTTTTCTGCAATCGGTGGTCGGTCTAGTTACTGTCGTGACAGCCAACTATGTAGTACGTCGGATTGACAACGACAACGCACTTTTTTGA
- a CDS encoding helix-turn-helix domain-containing protein, whose protein sequence is MKPFTFYKSKKYFQTVMFSIMLAMALILTGLSVVNTYVLERSIKKVQENSNLKVLTQTQYNLSNMNEIITHLSTFAYNDNLLIPLLFTKTLPQMDYIRGYREMSNLMKSSSFLHSIAVYNASSGELYGSTSDFLVDGGITKAKMMQWLLHPPLPHPTSRLVPVSLKASGQTDAFAFIVTDAFMPFSGDRSALILYIESSWVFDSLSKMNDIGSQAQGQVYIQTSDGRLLSSKDREQTDSLDQAAITQLLERDKKSLSRTSGSVIGNTGREKSIITYMAGIGDWTILYIQPYDLLMKEAREARTKSLLITGAFLLLSIAVSVWLSYKLYDPIENMLRRIRPNAAVERQTQSQGGNELDFMSEHYLRMSEKLQEISSEQIVNKYYIRKFLTDSRMFTQNDMQLLIAKHGLHISVSDPLLVCVLRIERFANYDLGTPGASKKLYSFAIVNIAQEILSRAYPCESVELQSDHFVLILSAAKGSSDFGNAFTLIREFQHTIKQYYNLSLSCGVSSVISQLPQLSTAYHQAYQLSLYTFVAGYQSIVKPEDVRENLTNTRKTLPPDIERKLSEALKKGQLTTAGSELEKAFSLLASFQYEEMRRVVADLAWVVQNTAAEIMNNRARTLAVDVEQIHRIPQEYETLDEIYVALLSLCAKICEGQQPSAPERNELLIGTVKEVIEQKFADLNLSQQSIASNVKLTSAYVGKLFKDSCGVSITEYINEIRLRHAQDLLLKSDYTIAEIMDRCGYANQSYFFRLFKGKFGTTPKDYRIKKMLS, encoded by the coding sequence ATGAAACCGTTCACATTTTATAAATCAAAAAAGTATTTCCAGACCGTCATGTTCTCCATCATGCTGGCCATGGCCCTCATTCTGACTGGATTGTCGGTTGTAAATACTTATGTCCTTGAGCGTTCGATTAAAAAAGTGCAGGAAAATTCCAATTTGAAAGTACTGACACAAACGCAATATAATCTCTCCAATATGAATGAAATCATCACCCATCTCTCCACGTTCGCTTACAATGACAATCTGCTGATTCCGCTTCTGTTCACCAAGACGCTGCCCCAAATGGACTATATCCGCGGCTATCGAGAGATGTCCAATCTGATGAAAAGCTCCTCGTTCCTGCACTCCATCGCCGTCTATAATGCTTCGAGCGGCGAACTCTACGGCTCCACCAGCGACTTTCTGGTAGATGGCGGCATCACGAAGGCGAAGATGATGCAGTGGCTGCTGCATCCGCCGCTGCCGCATCCAACCTCCCGGCTTGTTCCCGTCAGCCTCAAGGCGAGCGGCCAGACCGATGCCTTCGCTTTCATCGTCACGGATGCTTTTATGCCCTTTTCCGGTGACCGTTCCGCGCTCATTCTTTATATCGAATCAAGCTGGGTCTTTGACTCCCTGAGCAAAATGAATGATATCGGAAGCCAAGCCCAAGGGCAGGTCTATATCCAGACCTCGGACGGAAGGTTATTATCCAGCAAGGACCGGGAACAGACGGACAGTCTGGATCAAGCGGCAATTACTCAGCTACTAGAGCGAGACAAGAAATCCCTCAGCCGAACCTCCGGCTCTGTCATAGGTAATACAGGAAGAGAGAAAAGCATCATAACGTATATGGCTGGAATCGGAGACTGGACGATTCTTTATATTCAGCCGTACGACTTATTGATGAAGGAAGCCCGCGAAGCACGCACGAAATCGTTGCTAATTACGGGAGCATTCCTCCTGCTCTCCATCGCGGTCTCCGTTTGGCTGTCCTACAAGCTGTACGACCCGATTGAAAATATGCTGCGGCGAATTCGCCCGAATGCCGCAGTTGAACGGCAGACCCAGTCGCAAGGCGGAAACGAGCTGGATTTCATGAGTGAGCATTATCTGCGCATGTCCGAGAAGCTGCAGGAAATCAGCTCCGAACAAATCGTGAACAAATACTACATTCGTAAATTCCTCACTGACAGCCGGATGTTTACCCAAAATGACATGCAGCTTCTGATTGCAAAGCACGGCCTTCATATCTCGGTATCTGATCCGCTCCTGGTATGCGTGCTGCGGATCGAGCGTTTCGCTAACTATGATCTCGGCACTCCAGGCGCTTCCAAGAAGCTCTACAGCTTCGCCATCGTCAATATCGCCCAAGAGATCCTCTCCCGCGCCTATCCCTGCGAGTCTGTAGAACTTCAGAGCGATCATTTTGTTCTCATCCTCTCAGCTGCCAAAGGCTCCAGCGATTTCGGCAATGCTTTTACATTGATCAGAGAATTTCAGCACACGATCAAGCAGTATTACAACCTATCGCTGTCATGTGGAGTGAGCAGTGTCATTTCCCAGCTCCCTCAGCTCTCCACTGCCTATCATCAGGCCTATCAATTATCTCTGTATACCTTTGTAGCTGGCTATCAATCCATCGTTAAACCCGAAGATGTAAGGGAAAACCTGACCAATACACGCAAGACACTACCGCCCGACATTGAGCGCAAACTTTCGGAGGCCTTGAAGAAGGGTCAGCTGACCACAGCAGGAAGCGAGCTGGAGAAGGCCTTCTCTCTGCTTGCGAGCTTTCAATATGAAGAGATGCGACGAGTGGTCGCCGACCTTGCCTGGGTAGTGCAGAATACAGCCGCGGAGATTATGAACAACCGGGCCCGAACCCTGGCTGTGGATGTTGAGCAGATTCACCGAATTCCGCAGGAATATGAAACGCTGGATGAAATCTATGTGGCTCTCCTATCTCTCTGCGCCAAAATATGTGAAGGGCAGCAGCCCAGCGCTCCCGAACGCAATGAACTCCTTATCGGAACCGTTAAGGAAGTCATCGAACAGAAATTCGCCGATCTGAATTTAAGCCAGCAGTCCATTGCATCGAACGTGAAGCTCACCTCCGCGTATGTCGGCAAGCTTTTCAAGGACAGCTGCGGTGTTTCCATAACGGAATACATCAATGAGATCCGGCTGCGGCATGCACAGGACCTTCTGCTGAAGAGCGATTATACGATAGCGGAAATTATGGACAGATGCGGTTATGCCAACCAAAGCTATTTTTTTCGGCTCTTCAAAGGCAAGTTCGGCACAACGCCTAAGGATTATCGGATCAAGAAAATGCTGTCCTGA
- a CDS encoding fibronectin type III domain-containing protein, with protein sequence MLCVIGALSIALPAVPAPSVFAATLDVTAYGANGGDTVDDKAAIQSAVNAAVSGDTVVIPAGTYYLSGTVNGKSGVKIAGANRDTTIIKFTPGASAATFFYLHNALNAEVSDMTLDGGNNSSAQSAVTSEDSVGSKMRNLRVKDFVASSGFGPFALYAINSTHIEISGNIVTNSGVNSDWGGGVRAGWGSSYALIENNIIADTGRGGIFVNDDSPYAIVRGNTITGTGKKMEGLGIELHTNVDYSLIENNNVDHWISAVRSKYIAVRNNTVKATDGSVGHMGLEVMVDHGVTSGNLVDGGQQVGMQQSPGTGYQLWNYNTVQNIVMWGMQLQGAGTGQTEQYQYFYKNIWKNGPVGNPAAAYPGYDGNAVRIHGDSKNIVFDSNQILNNGRKAIEITTASGVDRLSFINNTITGNNGPSIDQYPASAADLEWSGNSVSGNGNNTQLASRGFSDPKPVANFTAPLTVQLGQSVTFTNTSTDNGTISENLWDLGEGIPVTTVSPTYTYQKAGTYHVILGVWDNGGRASVKEQTITVNAGPPDTTAPSAPSGVTSPAKTDSSANLAWTAATDNVAVYGYNIYKDGVLAGSTVGANATTYTITGLTANTAYSFTIKAIDAAGNLSAASSALSVTTNGPDTSAPSAPSNLTSPAKTDTTVSLSWSGSTDNIYVTGYNVYKDGVLAGSTTGALSLDITGLSASTAYSFTVKAKDAAGNLSAASNTLSVTTLVSSANWVHCAGENNPCDFTGTKQVRFGANNSYAYGTFTSTVMCSTNGFGTDPAYGFYKTCDVNLGGGGNPTPTPTPTPTPTPTPTPTPTPTPTPTPTPTPTPTPTPTPGGLTQVGTITREYWTNVTGSSVSAIPVSTTPTGVTALASFETPSNWANSYGERVRGYIVPTVTGVYQFAIAGDNDSELWLSTTDNAANKVRIASVSGWTPAGNWNYQPSQKSGQITLTAGQRYYVEALHKEDQGDDSLSVGWITPGGGSAFVIIGGANLVPIQ encoded by the coding sequence GTGCTGTGCGTTATAGGTGCTTTGTCTATTGCTCTTCCGGCTGTGCCGGCACCTTCAGTCTTCGCTGCGACGCTTGATGTAACCGCTTATGGAGCGAACGGCGGAGACACGGTCGATGATAAAGCAGCGATTCAAAGTGCTGTAAATGCAGCTGTCAGCGGGGACACCGTGGTGATTCCGGCAGGTACTTATTATTTGTCCGGTACGGTCAACGGGAAATCCGGCGTTAAAATCGCTGGAGCCAACAGAGATACCACAATCATTAAGTTCACTCCCGGTGCCTCGGCTGCAACCTTCTTCTATCTGCATAATGCACTGAACGCCGAAGTATCGGATATGACACTTGATGGCGGCAACAATTCATCAGCGCAGTCGGCAGTCACGTCTGAAGACAGCGTAGGCAGCAAAATGCGCAATTTGCGGGTCAAGGATTTCGTAGCATCAAGTGGCTTTGGTCCTTTTGCGCTGTATGCGATCAACTCCACCCATATTGAAATTTCAGGCAATATCGTTACCAACAGCGGCGTCAATTCCGATTGGGGGGGCGGGGTGCGGGCCGGCTGGGGTTCCAGCTATGCGCTGATTGAGAATAATATCATCGCAGATACAGGCCGGGGCGGCATCTTCGTCAATGACGACAGCCCTTACGCTATCGTCCGCGGCAATACCATTACAGGCACCGGCAAAAAGATGGAAGGCCTCGGCATCGAGCTGCATACGAACGTCGACTACTCTCTAATTGAGAACAACAATGTCGATCATTGGATCAGCGCCGTGCGCTCAAAGTATATCGCGGTGCGGAATAATACAGTCAAGGCGACAGATGGCTCCGTTGGTCACATGGGATTAGAGGTGATGGTTGACCACGGCGTAACTTCAGGAAATCTCGTAGACGGGGGACAACAGGTGGGCATGCAGCAGTCGCCGGGTACAGGCTATCAGCTGTGGAATTACAATACCGTACAGAACATCGTCATGTGGGGTATGCAGCTCCAGGGTGCCGGAACGGGTCAAACCGAGCAGTACCAGTATTTCTATAAAAATATTTGGAAAAACGGCCCGGTCGGCAATCCGGCGGCCGCTTATCCAGGTTATGACGGCAATGCGGTTCGCATCCATGGAGATTCGAAAAACATTGTTTTTGACAGTAACCAGATTCTTAATAATGGAAGAAAAGCGATTGAGATTACCACAGCATCCGGCGTGGACCGTCTCAGCTTCATCAATAATACGATTACGGGCAACAACGGCCCGTCCATTGATCAGTATCCAGCCTCGGCCGCCGATCTGGAGTGGAGCGGTAATTCGGTCAGCGGCAATGGCAATAACACGCAGCTTGCCAGCCGCGGCTTCAGCGACCCGAAGCCGGTAGCCAATTTCACCGCGCCGTTAACGGTTCAGCTCGGCCAGTCCGTCACGTTTACGAACACTTCGACGGATAACGGAACGATCTCCGAGAACCTGTGGGATCTGGGTGAAGGGATTCCGGTGACCACAGTCAGTCCGACTTATACGTACCAGAAGGCGGGTACTTACCATGTCATCCTTGGTGTATGGGATAACGGAGGCCGTGCTAGTGTGAAAGAGCAGACGATCACGGTTAATGCTGGTCCTCCAGATACAACAGCCCCTTCGGCACCATCGGGAGTAACCTCGCCTGCGAAGACGGACAGCAGCGCAAATCTGGCATGGACGGCAGCGACTGATAACGTCGCTGTCTACGGATACAATATTTACAAGGATGGTGTACTTGCCGGATCTACGGTAGGTGCAAATGCAACGACTTATACCATAACAGGACTGACGGCCAATACGGCTTACAGCTTTACCATCAAGGCTATTGATGCCGCAGGCAACCTGTCGGCGGCCAGCAGTGCACTAAGTGTGACCACAAACGGCCCGGATACGTCAGCACCGAGTGCTCCGTCCAATCTGACCTCACCGGCCAAAACGGACACAACCGTCAGCCTGTCTTGGAGCGGATCGACCGACAACATCTACGTTACGGGCTACAACGTCTACAAAGACGGCGTGCTTGCCGGTTCTACGACAGGAGCGCTGAGCTTAGATATTACCGGCTTGAGCGCAAGTACTGCCTATAGTTTCACTGTCAAGGCGAAGGATGCTGCAGGCAACTTGTCGGCGGCGAGTAATACCCTGAGTGTGACAACCCTGGTATCTTCGGCCAATTGGGTCCACTGCGCAGGAGAAAATAATCCGTGTGATTTTACGGGCACGAAGCAGGTGCGCTTCGGGGCGAACAATAGCTATGCTTACGGAACATTTACGTCGACGGTCATGTGCTCAACCAATGGCTTTGGTACTGATCCGGCTTATGGCTTCTACAAGACCTGTGATGTGAACCTAGGTGGAGGCGGTAATCCGACACCGACACCGACACCGACACCGACACCGACACCGACACCGACACCGACACCGACACCGACACCGACACCGACACCAACACCAACACCAACACCAACACCAACACCAACACCAGGTGGCCTGACTCAGGTCGGGACGATTACTCGTGAATACTGGACCAATGTTACCGGAAGCTCGGTTTCAGCCATTCCGGTGAGTACGACGCCAACTGGGGTTACGGCATTGGCCAGCTTCGAGACGCCCTCCAATTGGGCCAACAGCTATGGGGAGCGTGTTAGAGGATATATCGTGCCAACGGTAACAGGTGTCTATCAGTTCGCGATTGCCGGAGACAATGACAGCGAACTGTGGCTCAGTACGACGGACAATGCGGCGAATAAAGTCCGAATCGCTAGCGTGTCCGGCTGGACACCCGCTGGAAACTGGAATTATCAGCCCTCCCAGAAGTCTGGTCAAATTACGCTGACGGCAGGACAACGCTACTACGTGGAGGCGCTCCATAAAGAGGATCAGGGGGATGATTCTCTGTCCGTTGGCTGGATTACTCCGGGGGGGGGTTCAGCATTTGTCATTATAGGTGGCGCCAATCTAGTACCGATTCAGTAA
- a CDS encoding right-handed parallel beta-helix repeat-containing protein codes for MHKARLPASGYLESLAAPEGREREGIVFREGDVPELLDTDGLQMFIWPGKGEWNWGSETIPVQRIDTTARWIELHRSSTWGIGEGSRYFLQGSLRFLREPGQFHLDEEAGMLYYRPKQGTPMEQKVIAPAVHRLIEICGETESRQVSGLSFQGLTLSCSDFYEDYRMMRSEPGMDNVEPDEHRNGLIYIREASDIEISTCIIRESGTCGIFLDRSAQRITLAANRIEVFGHTGVYASGYAPGEGGFTGVEAANQNKGHLITSNRIRYGGELVGHGSGIVLYQCGECEVAHNRISNMPRYGISLKGQRHQIMPSFLWGKALTWENHWDFLFTRNNRIRYNDISEVMTDSQDGGLIESWGIGRGNVIHGNRLHHSGIHFSFGFGIYLDDASDDVEVTHNVLDHLYSTGEGKLWMTIFSKGIGNVIRNNLMVDNPLAVNAIGSQEMVGEANRDITVENNIIADSGHLYCFVNWSAERFRSADRNLFWRGEEACRVTGELPAEPIGSNEVWGNEYEWEAWRSILEGKYDADTVFSPPGFVDGPAGDYRLFPSSPAYKLGWKDIDFTLIGPRNDFEVEEARGDEPERHSGSYTCEKRDEDEA; via the coding sequence GTGCACAAAGCCCGATTGCCTGCCTCTGGGTATTTAGAATCTCTGGCCGCGCCGGAAGGTAGAGAACGCGAAGGCATAGTCTTCCGGGAAGGTGATGTTCCAGAATTGCTTGACACAGATGGCCTACAAATGTTCATCTGGCCCGGGAAAGGCGAGTGGAACTGGGGCTCAGAGACAATTCCGGTGCAGCGGATTGACACGACTGCCCGATGGATCGAATTGCATCGATCCAGCACTTGGGGGATTGGTGAAGGCTCACGTTATTTCCTGCAAGGTTCGCTCCGATTTCTGCGTGAGCCTGGTCAATTCCATCTGGATGAGGAGGCAGGAATGTTGTATTACCGTCCAAAGCAGGGGACTCCTATGGAACAGAAAGTAATTGCCCCTGCTGTCCATCGGCTGATTGAAATCTGCGGAGAAACAGAGTCCCGGCAGGTGTCCGGCCTATCCTTCCAGGGACTCACACTGTCTTGCTCCGATTTCTATGAGGATTACCGGATGATGCGCAGTGAGCCGGGGATGGACAACGTAGAGCCCGACGAGCATAGAAACGGGCTGATATATATCCGCGAAGCCTCTGATATTGAGATCTCCACTTGCATCATTCGGGAGTCAGGCACCTGCGGTATCTTTCTTGACCGCTCTGCCCAAAGGATCACCCTGGCCGCGAACCGAATTGAAGTGTTCGGACACACAGGTGTATATGCCTCGGGTTATGCCCCTGGAGAGGGTGGCTTTACCGGAGTAGAAGCTGCCAATCAGAATAAAGGGCATCTGATCACGAGTAATCGGATTCGATATGGCGGCGAACTGGTCGGCCACGGCAGCGGTATCGTGCTTTATCAGTGCGGGGAATGCGAAGTTGCGCATAACAGGATCTCAAATATGCCCCGTTACGGGATATCGCTGAAAGGGCAGCGGCATCAAATAATGCCGTCTTTCCTCTGGGGAAAAGCACTCACCTGGGAGAACCACTGGGACTTCCTGTTCACCAGAAACAACCGGATCAGATACAACGACATCTCAGAGGTAATGACCGACAGTCAAGACGGTGGGCTGATTGAGTCTTGGGGAATTGGCCGTGGGAACGTTATCCATGGCAACCGGCTGCATCATAGTGGCATCCACTTCTCTTTTGGCTTCGGCATCTACCTCGACGATGCCTCGGATGATGTTGAAGTGACGCACAATGTACTCGATCATCTGTATAGCACAGGAGAGGGAAAGCTCTGGATGACGATTTTCTCCAAGGGAATAGGCAATGTGATTCGAAACAATCTGATGGTGGATAATCCGCTCGCGGTTAACGCCATAGGTTCACAGGAAATGGTCGGGGAGGCTAACCGGGATATCACCGTGGAGAACAACATCATCGCCGATTCAGGACACCTGTACTGCTTCGTGAATTGGAGCGCAGAGCGCTTTCGTTCGGCGGACCGTAATCTTTTCTGGAGAGGTGAGGAGGCTTGTAGAGTGACGGGCGAACTTCCGGCGGAGCCGATTGGGAGCAATGAGGTATGGGGGAATGAATACGAGTGGGAGGCATGGCGTTCCATACTTGAAGGTAAATATGATGCCGACACGGTCTTTAGCCCGCCCGGCTTCGTGGATGGTCCAGCGGGGGATTATCGGCTGTTCCCATCTTCCCCTGCTTATAAGCTAGGCTGGAAAGATATCGACTTCACACTGATTGGGCCAAGAAATGACTTTGAAGTTGAAGAGGCAAGAGGAGATGAACCCGAAAGACACAGCGGTTCTTATACCTGTGAAAAGAGGGACGAAGATGAAGCTTGA